The following proteins are co-located in the Bradyrhizobium sp. AZCC 2176 genome:
- the gpt gene encoding xanthine phosphoribosyltransferase, with translation MTERDKATQPPEKAFPVSWDQFHRDCRALTWRLNEVGPFHAIIAITRGGLVPAAIVARELGIRIIDTVCIASYDHTRQGDLNVLKGVSTEVAKLGGDTGKGLLIVDDLVDTGKTGRLVRSMMPDAHFAAVYAKPQGKPLVDTFITEVSQDTWIHFPWDTALSFQPPIRP, from the coding sequence GTGACGGAGCGCGACAAAGCCACTCAGCCGCCGGAGAAAGCCTTTCCGGTCTCCTGGGACCAGTTTCACCGGGATTGCCGGGCGCTAACCTGGCGGCTCAACGAGGTCGGACCGTTTCATGCCATCATCGCGATTACCCGCGGCGGGCTGGTGCCGGCGGCCATCGTGGCGCGCGAACTCGGCATTCGCATCATCGATACCGTCTGCATCGCGAGCTACGACCACACCAGGCAGGGCGACCTCAACGTGCTCAAGGGCGTTTCGACTGAGGTGGCAAAGCTCGGCGGCGACACCGGCAAGGGGCTGCTGATCGTCGACGACCTCGTCGACACCGGCAAGACCGGGCGGCTGGTGCGTTCGATGATGCCGGACGCGCATTTCGCGGCCGTCTATGCCAAGCCGCAGGGCAAGCCGCTGGTCGATACGTTTATTACAGAAGTGTCGCAGGACACCTGGATCCATTTTCCCTGGGACACCGCGTTGTCGTTCCAGCCGCCGATCCGTCCGTGA
- a CDS encoding transglutaminase family protein, whose product MRLRIAHSTSYRYEPPATGVIQILRMTPGSHDGQYVAEWQIDVSTDSRLDMHQDAFGNVTHVLTHGPIVDLTIDVEGLIETHDTGGVLRGTDERFPAGLFLRSTGLTEVNPAMATFARELRSESDGDVLGFLHALMVQINEHMTFDEDPTNSGTSAAEAFALKRGVCQDYAHIFIACARSGGVPARFVSGHFLRSDGTVHQQAGHAWAEAFVPDLGWVGFDAANGLCTTDAHARVAIGLDYLGAAPVRGTRYGGGAETLTVAVKVEQAGRPGQWQSQSQS is encoded by the coding sequence ATGCGCCTGCGAATTGCCCATTCCACCAGCTATCGCTACGAGCCGCCGGCCACGGGCGTGATCCAGATCTTGCGCATGACGCCCGGCAGCCATGACGGGCAATATGTCGCCGAATGGCAGATCGACGTCTCCACCGACTCCCGGCTCGACATGCACCAGGACGCGTTCGGCAACGTGACCCATGTGCTCACCCACGGGCCAATCGTTGACCTCACCATCGATGTCGAAGGCCTGATCGAAACCCACGACACGGGCGGCGTGCTGCGCGGTACCGACGAGCGGTTCCCGGCCGGCCTGTTCCTGCGCTCGACGGGGCTTACCGAAGTCAATCCGGCGATGGCGACCTTTGCGCGCGAGCTGCGTTCGGAGTCCGATGGCGACGTGCTCGGCTTCCTGCACGCGCTGATGGTGCAAATCAACGAGCACATGACGTTCGACGAGGACCCGACCAACTCAGGCACGTCGGCGGCGGAGGCTTTTGCGCTCAAGCGCGGCGTCTGCCAGGACTACGCCCACATCTTCATCGCCTGCGCCCGCTCCGGCGGCGTGCCGGCGCGCTTTGTCTCCGGGCACTTCCTGCGCTCCGACGGCACCGTGCACCAGCAGGCCGGCCACGCCTGGGCGGAAGCCTTCGTGCCTGACCTGGGCTGGGTCGGCTTCGATGCCGCCAACGGCCTCTGCACCACCGACGCCCATGCCCGTGTCGCGATCGGGCTCGACTACCTCGGCGCCGCGCCCGTGCGCGGCACCCGCTATGGCGGCGGGGCAGAGACGCTTACGGTCGCAGTCAAGGTCGAACAGGCCGGGCGCCCGGGTCAGTGGCAGAGCCAGTCGCAGTCTTAG
- a CDS encoding circularly permuted type 2 ATP-grasp protein, with the protein MAVAFDEMNGPGGDLRPAYRELSRWLKETPPDALEYRRQEAELLFRRIGITFAVYGDAEAQERLIPFDVIPRIMSAKEWTLLEKGLKQRVRALNMFLRDIYHGRDILRANVIPDDLIFQNPVFRPEMNGQSVPHDVYVHIAGIDIVRVDADNFIVLEDNARTPSGVSYMLENREIMMRLFPDLFARHRVAPVERYPDELLSALRSVAPLSASAEPTVALMTPGVYNSAYYEHSFLADKLGIELVEGRDLIVKNDEVFMRTTEGLKRVDVIYRRVDDDFLDPLTFRPDSALGVPGLMSAYAAGNITLANAVGTGIADDKAIYSYMPEVVKFYLGEEPILKNVPTWRCREPKDLAYVLDNLSELVVKEVHGSGGYGMLIGPAATKATIEAFRDKLKREPEGFIAQPTLALSTCPTCTASGLAPRHVDLRPFVLTGSKHVTIVPGGLTRVALKEGSLVVNSSQGGGTKDTWILDE; encoded by the coding sequence ATGGCAGTTGCCTTCGATGAAATGAACGGGCCCGGCGGCGACCTCCGCCCGGCCTATCGGGAGCTCTCCCGCTGGCTGAAGGAGACCCCTCCGGACGCCCTCGAATATCGCCGCCAGGAAGCGGAACTGCTGTTCCGCCGGATCGGCATCACCTTCGCCGTCTATGGCGACGCCGAAGCCCAGGAGCGGCTGATCCCCTTCGACGTGATCCCGCGGATCATGTCGGCCAAGGAATGGACACTGCTGGAAAAGGGCCTGAAGCAGCGGGTCCGCGCGCTCAACATGTTCCTGCGCGACATCTATCACGGCCGCGACATCCTGCGCGCCAATGTCATTCCCGACGACCTGATCTTCCAGAACCCGGTGTTTCGCCCGGAGATGAACGGCCAAAGCGTGCCGCACGACGTCTACGTCCACATCGCCGGCATCGATATCGTCCGGGTCGACGCCGACAATTTCATCGTGCTGGAGGACAACGCGCGGACGCCCTCGGGTGTGTCCTACATGCTGGAAAACCGCGAAATCATGATGCGGCTATTTCCGGACCTGTTCGCCCGCCACCGCGTCGCACCTGTCGAACGCTATCCCGACGAACTGCTCTCGGCGTTGCGCTCGGTGGCGCCGCTCTCCGCTTCGGCGGAGCCCACCGTCGCCCTGATGACACCCGGCGTCTACAATTCCGCCTATTACGAGCACTCCTTCCTCGCCGACAAACTGGGAATCGAGCTGGTCGAGGGCCGCGACCTCATCGTCAAGAACGATGAGGTGTTCATGCGCACCACCGAGGGCCTGAAACGCGTCGACGTGATCTACCGCCGCGTCGACGACGATTTCCTCGACCCCCTGACCTTCCGGCCGGATTCCGCACTCGGCGTCCCCGGCCTGATGTCGGCCTATGCAGCCGGCAACATCACGCTGGCGAATGCCGTCGGCACCGGGATCGCCGACGACAAGGCGATCTATTCCTACATGCCCGAGGTCGTGAAATTCTATCTCGGCGAGGAGCCGATCCTGAAGAATGTGCCGACCTGGCGCTGCCGCGAGCCGAAGGATCTGGCCTATGTGCTCGACAATTTGAGCGAGCTCGTCGTGAAGGAAGTCCACGGCTCCGGCGGCTACGGCATGCTGATCGGTCCCGCCGCGACCAAAGCGACGATCGAAGCGTTCCGCGACAAGCTCAAGCGCGAGCCCGAGGGCTTTATCGCCCAGCCGACACTGGCGCTGTCGACCTGCCCGACCTGCACCGCATCCGGCCTCGCGCCGCGCCATGTCGATCTCAGGCCCTTCGTACTGACGGGCAGCAAGCACGTCACCATCGTGCCGGGCGGACTGACGCGGGTGGCGTTGAAGGAAGGCTCGCTGGTGGTCAATTCAAGCCAGGGCGGCGGCACCAAGGACACCTGGATACTGGACGAATAG
- a CDS encoding alpha-E domain-containing protein, with translation MLSRTAENLYWLARYVERAEYIARTIDATLRVTALPAAYIGKTNEWESALLTAGVSASFYETYQEATEQNVVEYLAFSPANPSSIKNCIEAARLNSRSVRTALTSEMWDTINSAWIELQEVWGKGTSSREELARFLRFVQETSLRFDGSAYRTMLRNDAYWFSRLGLHLERADNTARILDVKYHVLLPEEEHVGGPLDYYQWTSILRSVSALTAYHWVYRETLKPWLIADLLILNDTLPRSLASCYSNLVRNLDQIGVAYGRQGASQRHARGVRNRLEHSHMDDIFQHGVHEFIQEFIADNSRLGEIITRQYLI, from the coding sequence ATGCTGTCGCGCACTGCCGAAAACCTGTACTGGCTGGCTCGCTATGTCGAGCGCGCCGAATATATCGCGCGCACCATCGACGCGACGTTGCGCGTCACCGCCTTGCCCGCCGCCTATATCGGTAAGACCAACGAGTGGGAATCGGCGCTGCTGACCGCCGGGGTCAGTGCGAGCTTCTACGAGACCTATCAGGAAGCCACCGAGCAGAACGTCGTCGAGTACCTGGCGTTTTCGCCGGCCAATCCCTCCTCGATCAAGAACTGCATCGAGGCAGCCCGGCTCAATTCGCGTTCGGTGCGAACCGCGCTGACATCAGAGATGTGGGACACCATCAACTCCGCCTGGATCGAACTGCAGGAGGTCTGGGGCAAAGGCACTTCCAGCCGCGAGGAACTGGCGCGGTTTCTCCGTTTCGTGCAGGAGACTTCGCTGCGGTTCGACGGCTCGGCCTACCGGACCATGCTGCGCAACGACGCCTACTGGTTCTCCCGCCTCGGCCTGCATCTGGAGCGCGCCGACAACACCGCGCGCATTCTCGACGTGAAGTATCACGTGCTGCTGCCCGAGGAAGAACATGTCGGCGGTCCCCTCGATTACTACCAGTGGACCTCGATCCTGCGGTCGGTGTCGGCGCTGACCGCCTATCACTGGGTCTATCGCGAGACGCTGAAACCGTGGCTGATCGCCGACCTGCTGATCCTCAACGACACGCTGCCGCGGTCGCTCGCAAGCTGCTACAGCAATCTGGTGCGCAACCTCGACCAGATCGGCGTCGCCTATGGCCGCCAGGGCGCCTCCCAGCGCCACGCCCGCGGGGTACGAAACCGGCTTGAACACAGCCATATGGACGATATCTTCCAGCACGGCGTCCATGAATTCATCCAGGAATTCATCGCCGATAATTCGCGGCTCGGTGAGATCATCACCAGGCAGTATTTGATTTGA
- a CDS encoding competence/damage-inducible protein A — MSEIVTAGILVIGDEILSGRTKDKNIGFIAEYLTNIGIDLKEVRIVADEEIDIIDALNALRNRYTYVFTTGGIGPTHDDITADSVAKAFGVGIDHHPEVVARFRERWSEQDLNEARLRMARVPDGAELIQSATILAPGFKLGNVIVMAGIPSIMQAMMDIVAPKLKSGVRMLSDSVRANAREGDIGGPLREIANAHPDTIIGSYPFMDEDKKPNTNLVVRSRDPDKLNAAMAAVKEMLAGIPR; from the coding sequence ATGAGCGAGATCGTCACGGCGGGTATTCTGGTCATTGGCGACGAGATCCTGTCCGGCCGAACCAAGGACAAGAACATCGGCTTCATCGCCGAATACCTGACGAATATCGGGATCGACCTCAAGGAGGTTCGCATCGTTGCCGACGAGGAGATCGACATTATCGACGCCCTTAATGCGCTGCGGAATCGCTACACCTACGTCTTTACGACTGGCGGCATCGGGCCGACCCATGACGACATCACCGCCGACAGCGTCGCGAAAGCGTTCGGCGTCGGGATCGACCATCACCCGGAGGTGGTGGCGCGGTTCCGCGAGCGCTGGAGCGAGCAGGACCTGAACGAGGCGCGGCTGCGCATGGCCCGCGTGCCCGACGGCGCCGAGTTGATCCAGAGCGCTACCATCCTGGCGCCGGGCTTCAAGCTCGGCAATGTCATCGTGATGGCCGGCATCCCATCGATCATGCAGGCGATGATGGATATCGTCGCGCCCAAGCTGAAATCGGGGGTGCGGATGCTTTCGGATTCGGTCCGCGCCAATGCTCGGGAAGGCGACATAGGCGGCCCGCTGCGCGAGATCGCCAATGCCCACCCCGACACCATCATCGGCAGCTATCCGTTCATGGACGAGGACAAGAAACCGAATACCAACCTCGTCGTCCGCTCCCGCGATCCCGACAAGCTCAACGCCGCGATGGCCGCGGTGAAGGAGATGCTGGCGGGCATCCCGAGATAA
- a CDS encoding ABC transporter substrate-binding protein has translation MRASTLSGRSIASMAVLFCIGLLAASPASAQKKGGTLRLYHNDNPPSTSLHEEATIASVTPFAAIFNNLVVFDPAKVHESIDTVIPDLAESWSWDSTNTKLTFKLRQGVKWHDGQPFTAKDVQCTWRMLIGKTETQDFKRNPRKVWYTKLQDVSVNGDHEATFELSEPQPSLPVLLASAFSPVYPCHVPQQVMRTKPVGTGPFRFVEFKRGESVRLVRNPDYWKKDRPYLDEITFRMIDSRATRMLAFATGDYDITFPSDVSVPLMKDMKARAPHAICEMTTTGVQINLMVNRVNPPFDNPDIRKAMSLALDRKPFNTILMEGMARMGGAMLAKPGGEWGMPPDMVSSLTGYGPESEKNIAEAQAIMQKLGYSDVKPLQIKIQTRNLPTYRDPAVILTDQLKKIYITSELDILDTPRWYARLAKKDYTIGLNLTGVSVDDPDGNIVENYSCKSERNYTQYCNAEVDRLLAAQSSELDKEKRRKMVWEIERLLVEDAARPIILHSSAGNCWQPYVKNFRPHDNSQYNNLRFEDVWLDK, from the coding sequence ATGCGCGCCAGCACCTTGTCAGGCAGATCAATCGCGTCGATGGCCGTACTGTTTTGCATCGGACTGCTTGCTGCAAGCCCCGCCTCGGCGCAGAAGAAGGGCGGCACGCTCCGGCTCTATCACAACGACAATCCGCCCTCGACCTCGCTGCATGAGGAAGCGACGATTGCCTCGGTGACGCCGTTCGCGGCGATCTTCAACAACCTCGTGGTGTTCGATCCTGCAAAAGTCCACGAGAGCATCGATACCGTCATTCCTGATCTAGCCGAAAGCTGGTCATGGGATTCCACCAACACCAAACTGACGTTCAAGCTGCGGCAGGGGGTGAAATGGCACGATGGCCAGCCGTTCACGGCCAAGGACGTGCAGTGCACCTGGCGGATGCTGATCGGCAAGACCGAGACCCAGGACTTCAAGCGCAATCCGCGAAAAGTCTGGTACACCAAGCTGCAGGACGTCAGCGTCAACGGCGATCATGAGGCAACGTTTGAGCTGAGCGAGCCGCAACCCAGCCTGCCGGTATTGCTCGCGAGCGCGTTTTCGCCGGTCTATCCCTGTCATGTGCCGCAGCAGGTCATGCGCACCAAGCCTGTTGGCACCGGGCCGTTCAGATTCGTCGAATTCAAACGCGGCGAGTCGGTGCGCCTGGTGCGCAATCCGGATTACTGGAAGAAGGACCGGCCCTATCTCGACGAGATCACGTTCCGGATGATCGACAGCCGCGCCACGCGCATGCTGGCGTTCGCCACCGGCGACTACGACATCACCTTTCCCTCCGACGTCAGCGTTCCCCTGATGAAGGACATGAAGGCGCGCGCGCCGCATGCGATCTGCGAGATGACGACGACGGGAGTGCAGATCAATCTGATGGTCAACCGCGTCAACCCGCCGTTCGACAATCCGGATATCCGGAAAGCGATGTCGCTGGCGCTGGACCGCAAGCCATTCAATACCATCCTGATGGAAGGGATGGCGCGCATGGGCGGGGCGATGCTGGCCAAGCCCGGGGGCGAGTGGGGCATGCCGCCTGACATGGTGTCGTCGCTGACGGGGTATGGTCCGGAGAGCGAGAAGAACATCGCCGAAGCGCAGGCCATCATGCAAAAGCTCGGCTACAGCGACGTAAAACCGCTGCAGATCAAGATCCAGACCCGGAACCTGCCGACCTATCGCGATCCCGCCGTGATCCTGACCGACCAGCTCAAGAAGATCTACATCACGAGCGAACTCGATATTCTCGATACGCCGCGCTGGTACGCGCGGCTGGCCAAGAAGGATTACACGATCGGACTGAACTTGACCGGCGTCAGCGTCGACGATCCCGACGGCAACATCGTCGAGAACTATTCCTGCAAGTCGGAACGCAACTACACCCAGTATTGCAACGCGGAGGTCGACCGGCTGCTGGCCGCGCAATCGAGCGAGCTCGACAAGGAAAAGCGCAGGAAAATGGTCTGGGAGATCGAGCGGCTGCTGGTCGAGGACGCCGCGCGGCCGATTATCCTGCACTCATCGGCCGGCAATTGCTGGCAGCCCTACGTGAAGAACTTTCGGCCGCACGACAACAGCCAGTACAACAATCTGCGCTTCGAGGACGTATGGTTGGATAAATAA